From a single Collimonas pratensis genomic region:
- a CDS encoding EpsD family peptidyl-prolyl cis-trans isomerase — protein MLLTVINLSACDDQKKRNGQVVARINGEEITAPQLAAELRYASRLQDDSAAPPQALREQAVEALVDRQLLLDEALRNKIDRDPALIQIIERFKTQAIVQAYLESKAGNPEQPGKAEIDSYFQAHPELFSHRKMFEVEQLVIADQDFSSALKAMMDTSKSLDQVAAWLRQHGIGHVQRRYSYSSADLPAGVGNRLQTLGRNRLFVMKDGERDLLCALTELRDSPVTADAAAPQIERYLMNKKMQEIAVAEITRLRSAAKLEYIEKPVEKPASGTDGKGLPAPAVSPGRQQTVSRKGVEMSGATAGINNQ, from the coding sequence ATGCTGCTTACCGTAATTAATTTGTCCGCTTGCGACGATCAGAAAAAGAGAAACGGCCAGGTAGTGGCCAGGATCAACGGCGAAGAAATCACGGCGCCGCAGCTGGCGGCTGAACTGCGCTATGCAAGTCGGTTGCAGGACGATAGCGCTGCGCCGCCACAAGCCTTGCGCGAACAAGCCGTGGAAGCGCTGGTCGACCGCCAACTGCTGCTGGATGAGGCCCTGCGCAACAAGATCGACCGCGATCCGGCGTTGATACAGATCATCGAGCGTTTCAAGACTCAGGCTATCGTCCAGGCTTATCTCGAATCCAAGGCCGGAAATCCGGAGCAGCCCGGCAAGGCTGAGATCGATAGCTATTTCCAGGCGCATCCAGAGTTGTTTTCGCATCGCAAGATGTTTGAGGTGGAACAGCTGGTCATCGCTGACCAGGATTTCAGCAGCGCGCTGAAAGCCATGATGGATACATCGAAATCGCTGGATCAGGTGGCGGCGTGGCTGCGGCAGCACGGGATAGGACATGTACAAAGACGCTATTCGTACAGCAGTGCGGATCTGCCGGCCGGGGTCGGCAACCGGCTCCAGACACTGGGGCGGAATCGCCTGTTTGTCATGAAAGATGGCGAACGCGATCTGTTGTGCGCCTTGACCGAACTCAGGGACAGCCCGGTGACGGCGGACGCCGCCGCACCGCAGATAGAGCGCTACCTGATGAACAAGAAGATGCAGGAAATAGCCGTTGCGGAAATCACCCGTTTGCGCTCGGCCGCCAAGCTTGAATATATAGAGAAACCCGTGGAGAAACCGGCTAGCGGCACTGACGGCAAGGGCTTGCCGGCACCGGCAGTGTCGCCAGGCAGGCAGCAAACCGTATCGCGCAAGGGTGTGGAAATGTCCGGCGCGACCGCCGGAATAAATAATCAATGA
- the epsE gene encoding polysaccharide export protein EpsE, whose product MRRIYLCFLALLMALSLSSASAADTPIGPGDGLKIAVFGNPDLSLETKVGDAGNITFPLIGAVSIGGLSTAEAEKKISSMLTEGGFLRKAEVNITVTELQSQQVSILGQVLHPGRYPIAGKRSVTDMLAMAGGVGPEGGDTAVVIRTRNGKTSKQVVNLQEMIQAADMKANLDLVNGDMIYVDRAPKFYIYGEVQHPGGYRLERNMTIAQALSIGGGLTPRGTERGVRIKRRDSNGNVQMIDAKRDEILQTDDVVYVKESLF is encoded by the coding sequence ATGAGACGAATCTACCTGTGTTTTCTGGCGCTGCTGATGGCGTTGTCGCTGAGTTCCGCCAGTGCCGCGGATACGCCGATCGGCCCCGGCGACGGCTTGAAGATCGCGGTGTTCGGCAATCCTGACCTGAGCCTGGAAACCAAGGTCGGCGACGCCGGCAATATCACGTTTCCGCTGATAGGCGCGGTCAGCATCGGCGGCCTGTCGACGGCAGAAGCCGAGAAAAAGATCTCCAGCATGCTGACTGAAGGCGGTTTTCTGCGCAAGGCGGAAGTCAATATCACGGTGACCGAGCTGCAGAGCCAGCAAGTCTCGATACTAGGCCAGGTGCTGCATCCGGGCCGTTACCCGATCGCCGGCAAGCGCAGCGTGACCGACATGCTGGCGATGGCGGGCGGCGTCGGGCCGGAAGGCGGCGATACCGCCGTGGTGATCCGCACCCGCAACGGCAAAACCAGCAAGCAAGTGGTCAATCTGCAAGAGATGATCCAGGCCGCGGACATGAAAGCGAACCTGGACCTGGTCAACGGCGACATGATCTATGTCGACCGCGCGCCGAAATTCTATATCTACGGCGAAGTGCAGCATCCCGGCGGCTACCGGCTGGAACGCAACATGACCATCGCCCAGGCCTTGTCGATAGGGGGCGGCCTGACGCCGCGCGGCACCGAGCGTGGCGTACGCATCAAGCGGCGCGACAGCAACGGCAACGTGCAGATGATAGACGCCAAGCGCGACGAAATATTGCAGACGGACGATGTCGTGTACGTGAAAGAGAGCCTGTTTTGA
- the epsF gene encoding chain length determinant protein EpsF, whose amino-acid sequence MTFPQLLSILHARYKVILLTLLIAVAATAAVSFALPRIYRTSATLLLNYKGADPVSGQVLPAQLVSGYIATQVDIVGSRGVALKAVDMLGLADNPATQQRFRQQANGKGSIREWLADSLLKMVEVAPSRESSMIEITAKGSDPAFAAQVANGMAAAYQQLNLQIKVAPLQQAAKYFTEQTKTLRVALEQAEDKMSRYQQEHGLVSADSHQDVETARLNELSSQLVLAQGQGAEASSRGSQAIGRGGRDSPDVISNPLVQNLKASLATAEGKFALLSQNLDRNHPQYQAAKAEVDQLRSELNSSISATNAGAANNARIQRQREGEIKAALAAQTAKVLQLNRARDELSVLAKDVESAQHAYDAAAQRLNQTELEGQSNQSDVSVLSPATVPTRPASPNIPLNMVLSLLFGSMFGLALAVLAEMANRRIRTGNDLLNVLDAPVLGTIVWRKPARRMTFPQLFLSQ is encoded by the coding sequence ATGACCTTCCCACAGCTTCTAAGCATCCTGCATGCGCGCTACAAGGTGATCCTGCTGACCTTGCTGATCGCCGTGGCGGCGACTGCCGCGGTCAGCTTCGCCTTGCCCCGGATCTACCGGACTTCGGCCACGCTGCTGCTTAACTACAAGGGCGCCGATCCGGTGTCCGGCCAGGTGCTGCCGGCGCAACTGGTGTCCGGTTACATCGCCACCCAGGTCGATATCGTCGGCAGCAGGGGCGTGGCCTTGAAGGCTGTCGACATGCTTGGCCTGGCGGACAATCCGGCCACCCAGCAGCGCTTCCGGCAACAGGCAAACGGCAAGGGTTCGATCCGCGAATGGCTGGCCGACTCCTTGCTGAAGATGGTCGAAGTAGCGCCTTCGCGCGAGAGCAGCATGATAGAGATCACCGCCAAGGGCAGCGATCCGGCCTTCGCGGCGCAGGTGGCGAACGGCATGGCGGCGGCTTACCAGCAACTCAACTTGCAGATCAAGGTCGCGCCTTTGCAGCAGGCCGCCAAGTATTTCACAGAGCAAACCAAGACCTTGCGCGTCGCACTGGAACAGGCCGAGGACAAAATGTCGCGCTATCAGCAAGAACATGGCTTGGTCAGCGCCGACAGCCATCAGGATGTCGAAACCGCGCGTTTGAACGAATTGTCCAGCCAGCTGGTGCTGGCGCAAGGGCAGGGGGCAGAAGCCTCGTCGCGCGGCAGCCAGGCCATAGGCCGCGGCGGCCGCGATTCGCCGGATGTGATCTCTAACCCGCTGGTGCAGAACCTGAAAGCCTCGCTGGCGACGGCGGAAGGGAAGTTCGCCCTGCTGTCGCAGAACCTGGACCGCAACCATCCGCAGTACCAGGCTGCCAAGGCCGAGGTTGACCAGTTACGCTCCGAACTCAACAGCAGCATCAGCGCCACCAATGCCGGCGCCGCCAACAACGCCCGCATCCAGCGCCAGCGCGAGGGCGAGATCAAGGCCGCGCTGGCGGCGCAAACCGCCAAGGTGCTGCAGCTCAACCGTGCGCGCGACGAATTGTCAGTGCTGGCCAAGGATGTCGAGAGTGCGCAGCATGCCTACGATGCCGCAGCCCAGCGCCTGAATCAGACTGAACTGGAAGGGCAGTCGAACCAGTCCGACGTCTCTGTGCTGAGCCCGGCTACCGTGCCAACCCGTCCCGCCAGCCCCAATATTCCGCTCAACATGGTGCTGTCGCTGCTGTTCGGCAGCATGTTCGGACTGGCCCTGGCGGTGTTGGCGGAAATGGCGAACCGGCGCATCCGGACCGGTAACGACCTGCTCAATGTGCTGGACGCACCGGTGCTGGGCACCATCGTCTGGCGCAAACCGGCGCGCAGGATGACATTCCCCCAGCTGTTTTTATCGCAATGA
- the epsG gene encoding chain length determinant protein tyrosine kinase EpsG — translation MNKPVSPLFGSTMNPRKDGNMGRMLVEQGKLTLEQAERVRRLQQEQGLRFGEAAQRLGLVSELDIQQVLSRQYDYPYQESAGNYPAALVAAYQPFSDEVEMLRSVRSQLMLRWFAASRKTLAIASVNAGDGTSLLTANLAIVFSQLGLQTLLVDANLRKPCQHRIFNLAAGHGLADVLAGRAGLEPLAVAESFADLSLLPAGAAVPNPQELINRSSFNALNQTLRSRFDVILYDTPASASAADVLTIAARAGGVLLVVRKDHTKVADLSAFSDQLRRSGTEVVGSVLVSF, via the coding sequence ATGAATAAACCGGTCAGTCCTCTCTTCGGCAGCACGATGAACCCCCGCAAGGACGGCAACATGGGGCGCATGCTGGTCGAACAAGGCAAGCTCACGCTGGAGCAGGCCGAACGCGTTCGGCGCCTGCAGCAGGAACAGGGCTTGCGTTTCGGTGAAGCAGCGCAGCGGCTGGGCCTGGTCAGCGAGCTGGATATCCAGCAGGTGCTGTCGCGCCAGTATGACTATCCCTACCAGGAAAGCGCCGGCAATTATCCGGCGGCCCTGGTCGCCGCCTACCAGCCTTTCAGCGACGAAGTGGAGATGCTGCGCTCGGTGCGCAGCCAGCTGATGCTGCGCTGGTTTGCCGCCAGCCGCAAGACGCTGGCCATCGCCAGCGTCAATGCCGGCGACGGCACCAGCTTGCTGACGGCCAATCTGGCGATCGTGTTTTCGCAGCTGGGGCTGCAGACACTGCTGGTGGACGCCAATTTGCGCAAGCCGTGTCAGCACCGCATTTTCAATCTTGCCGCCGGCCATGGGCTGGCCGATGTGCTGGCAGGGCGCGCCGGCCTGGAGCCGCTGGCGGTGGCCGAATCGTTCGCCGACCTGTCGCTGCTGCCTGCCGGAGCGGCGGTGCCCAATCCACAGGAATTGATCAACCGCTCCAGCTTCAATGCCTTGAACCAGACCTTGCGCAGCCGCTTCGACGTCATCCTGTACGACACGCCGGCCAGCGCCAGCGCGGCCGACGTCCTGACTATCGCTGCCCGTGCCGGCGGCGTCCTGCTGGTGGTCCGTAAAGACCATACCAAGGTGGCTGATCTCAGCGCGTTCAGCGACCAGCTGCGCCGCAGCGGCACGGAAGTGGTCGGTTCGGTGCTGGTGAGCTTCTGA
- a CDS encoding glycosyltransferase family 4 protein, with amino-acid sequence MPIKVVHIVRQYSPSIGGMEDVVQNIARQQREHHGQLPKVVTLNRLFRNSAEFLSAEATVNGVAVVRLPFHGSSRYPVCPGVLEHVADADVIHVHGIDFFFDYLALTRPLHKRPLVASTHGGFFHTKFASRLKKVYFNTITRASSLAYDKIIATSDNDGDMFAGIVRPPKLAVIENGVNVEKYSDQSAPEATRTLIYFGRWSINKGLLETLALFQQLAQRQPGWKLIIAGREYDHSEQELRAWVNQQQLGDAVQIVANPADHELAALIAQSSYFICLSRHEGFGIAPIEAMSAGLTPVLSDIPPFRNLLEQSGAGMLLSAQEQEHNVTRLLALHEQVQANYPQRRMQMQQFVERYNWRHIAEKYIDIYKELVP; translated from the coding sequence ATGCCTATTAAAGTCGTGCACATCGTACGCCAGTATTCTCCCTCCATCGGCGGCATGGAAGACGTGGTGCAGAATATCGCCAGGCAGCAGCGCGAGCACCACGGCCAGCTGCCGAAAGTGGTCACGCTCAATCGGCTGTTCAGGAACTCAGCCGAATTCCTCAGTGCCGAAGCCACGGTCAACGGCGTCGCCGTGGTGCGCCTGCCGTTCCACGGCAGCAGTAGATATCCGGTCTGTCCGGGCGTACTGGAACATGTCGCCGACGCCGATGTGATCCATGTACACGGCATCGATTTCTTTTTCGACTACCTGGCGCTGACCCGTCCTTTGCACAAGCGACCGCTGGTAGCGTCGACCCATGGCGGTTTTTTTCACACCAAATTCGCCTCCCGTCTCAAGAAAGTCTATTTCAATACGATCACGCGCGCTTCATCGCTGGCGTATGACAAGATCATCGCCACCAGCGACAACGACGGCGACATGTTTGCCGGGATCGTCAGGCCGCCCAAGCTGGCGGTGATAGAAAACGGCGTCAATGTAGAAAAATACAGCGACCAGTCCGCGCCGGAAGCTACGCGGACATTGATCTATTTCGGTCGCTGGTCGATCAACAAAGGCTTGCTAGAAACGCTAGCCCTGTTCCAGCAGCTGGCGCAGCGCCAGCCTGGCTGGAAGCTGATTATCGCCGGCCGTGAATACGACCATAGCGAGCAAGAACTGCGTGCCTGGGTAAACCAGCAACAGCTGGGAGATGCGGTACAGATCGTCGCCAATCCTGCCGATCATGAATTGGCGGCGCTGATCGCGCAATCGAGTTATTTCATCTGCCTGTCAAGGCATGAAGGTTTTGGCATCGCGCCGATCGAGGCAATGAGTGCCGGCCTGACGCCGGTATTGAGCGATATTCCGCCATTCAGGAACCTGCTTGAGCAATCCGGCGCAGGAATGCTGTTGTCGGCGCAAGAGCAGGAACACAACGTCACGCGCCTGCTGGCGCTGCACGAACAAGTGCAAGCCAACTACCCTCAGCGGCGCATGCAGATGCAGCAGTTCGTGGAACGCTACAACTGGCGTCACATCGCGGAAAAATATATCGACATCTACAAGGAGCTGGTGCCTTGA